A region from the Aphis gossypii isolate Hap1 chromosome 1, ASM2018417v2, whole genome shotgun sequence genome encodes:
- the LOC114127965 gene encoding aspartate aminotransferase, cytoplasmic has protein sequence MSIFSVVEEAPPIEVFHLVKVFNEDDNPSKVNLTIGAYRTDEGKPYYIPVVKKAESVVLESTFNHEYLPILGLESFTKAASQLLLGNIAKRQEEGTIFGVQSISGSGALRVGAEFLVKHLKCTTFYYSIPTWENHHLIFKTSGFQTAKTYRYWNEETRSLDFDGFCEDLSNAPKNSVIILHGCAHNPTGLDPTEDQWKKIAEIIKEHNLIPFFDNAYQGFASGDLEKDAWSVRYFLNQGFEFLCSQSFAKNYGLYNERAGNLTFVLNSVENVKAVKSQVTMIVRGMYSNPPNHGARTVSTILNNDEFKNEWINTLKLMTDRIKAMRKALRKNLEKLGTIGTWNHITDQTGMFSYTGLSASHVEYLRNKYHIYMLRSGRINICGLNTNNINYVAEAITDTLLNVSK, from the exons ATGAGTATTTTCAGCGTTGTCGAAGAAGCACCGCCTATCGAAGTGTTCCATCTGGTGAAAGTGTTTAATGAAGATGACAATCCATCAAAAGTAAATTTGACCATTGGGG caTACAGGACAGATGAAGgcaaaccatattatattcctgTTGTGAAAAAGGCTGAAAGTGTGGTACTTGAGAGTACTTTCAATCACGAGTATTTACCCATATTGGGCTTAGAATCTTTTACTAAAGCTGCATCACAACTACTATTAGGCAATATCGCTAAACGACAAGAAGAAGgaact atCTTTGGCGTTCAATCAATCAGTGGTTCTGGAGCACTTAGAGTGGGTGCAGAATTCTTagttaaacatttgaaatgtaCCACATTCTATTATTCAATACCAACTTGGG AAAATCATCATTTGATTTTCAAGACTAGTGGATTTCAAACTGCCAAAACTTATCGCTATTGGAATGAAGAAACAAGATCTCTTGATTTTGATGGATTTTGTGAAGATTTATCTAATGCACCAAAAAATtcggttattatattacatggaTGTGCTCATAATCCAACTGGCTTAGACCCAACTGAAGATCAATGGAAGAAAATTgcagaaattataaaa gaacataatttaataccgTTCTTTGATAATGCTTACCAAGGATTTGCATCTGGAGATTTGGAAAAAGATGCTTGGTCTGTGCGGTACTTCTTAAATCAAGGGTTTGAGTTTTTATGTTCACAATCATTTGCCAAAAACTATGGACTTTATA aTGAACGTGCAGGGAATCTTACGTTTGTTTTGAATTCTGTGGAAAATGTTAAGGCTGTAAAATCTCAGGTAACAATGATTGTTAGAGGGATGTATTCAAATCCACCAAACCATGGTGCACGTACTGTcagtactatattaaataatgatgaatttaaaaacgaatg gataaatactttaaaactaaTGACCGATAGGATTAAAGCTATGAGAAAAGCTTTAcgaaaaaatttagaaaagcTTGGAACAATCGGGACATGGAATCATATAACTGATCAAACTGGGATGTTTTCCTATACAGGATTATCcg caaGTCATGTAGAATACTTACGaaacaaatatcatatttacatGTTGCGGTCGGGACGTATTAACATTTGTGgattgaatacaaataatataaattatgtagctGAAGCAATTACCGatactttattaaatgtatctaagtaa